Proteins from a single region of Candidatus Hydrogenedens sp.:
- a CDS encoding class II aldolase/adducin family protein encodes MSEQILEQLTSMSRFLGQPEHHLAILGEGNTSARIDDEHFYIKASGTTLQTIQNTDFLCVRMKPVLSLLDNPSATDEDVIQILQSAKTDVHDKRMPSVETILHAVLYQYPQYMFIGHTHPIFVNSILCSQKAEEYIQGRTCPDHIVVLGRKSVFIPYVDPGLTLARVVRDKVKEFIASEGFLPKAIFMENHGLIAMGPTPSKVQAITCMAEKCAQIVIGSASCGGPKFLSDAAIRRIDTRPDEHYRQKLL; translated from the coding sequence ATGTCAGAACAAATATTAGAACAATTAACAAGCATGAGCCGTTTTTTAGGACAACCTGAACATCACCTTGCGATATTAGGGGAAGGAAATACTTCTGCAAGGATTGATGATGAACACTTTTATATAAAAGCATCGGGCACAACATTGCAAACCATTCAAAATACAGATTTCCTTTGTGTCCGTATGAAACCTGTTTTATCTTTACTTGACAACCCTTCTGCAACGGATGAAGATGTAATACAAATTTTACAGTCAGCGAAAACCGATGTTCATGATAAAAGGATGCCTTCGGTGGAAACCATATTACATGCGGTTTTGTATCAATATCCCCAATATATGTTTATTGGACATACACATCCTATTTTTGTCAATTCTATTTTATGTTCCCAGAAAGCAGAAGAATATATTCAAGGTCGAACCTGTCCCGACCATATTGTTGTGTTAGGTAGAAAATCCGTGTTTATCCCGTATGTTGACCCAGGTCTTACCTTAGCCCGTGTCGTTCGTGATAAGGTAAAGGAGTTTATAGCAAGCGAAGGATTTTTACCTAAGGCTATCTTTATGGAAAATCATGGGCTCATTGCCATGGGACCAACACCCAGTAAGGTTCAGGCAATAACATGTATGGCTGAGAAATGTGCCCAGATTGTTATTGGCTCTGCGTCTTGTGGAGGACCTAAATTTTTGAGTGATGCCGCAATTCGCCGAATAGATACACGACCCGATGAACACTATCGTCAAAAATTACTTTGA